In one window of Deltaproteobacteria bacterium DNA:
- a CDS encoding sulfatase-like hydrolase/transferase, whose translation MSDSKSGKGQGPNVLFILTDNQTTESLGCYGSKEHETPHIDRLAREGVRFTRAFCANGLCSPTRSTILTGLMPSQHGVHCALTDVSSVFPEDYVVIREFRTLPLTLKNRGYRTAMIGKWHLGQYRKPALGYEHWVTFSKGHTTDFYNNEIADNGQEYEVRDHHIIEFFTEKAIEYLKQQDGSSPFYLQLNYDGPYYLPPTCMGPDPKNPFYERFERHLFTPFPPLDRRMIEQLPEPDQIDNFHPEDEFWRRFINGGRQMFTRMHNDPATMANMAAQNALVDHCIGRVMETLHAQGLDQDTLVIFSTDQSNLYGQHGLWGHPPFTTPAYMYDTTFNVPLIFRQPGTIEPFRVNDMVIGQYDFMPTILDYAGFGDVEIAHSPGRSFAPVLRGNPMTDWVNEAYFEHEESRSIRTPLYFFTRRLEGFGENELYDLIADPGQETNVCSQPEYAEKEADLDRRLTAFFEQYSDPKYDIWRGGRPKGNTYRPWLFRQKYGDDWDPIIELAPLFEETVGNET comes from the coding sequence ATGTCAGACAGCAAGTCCGGTAAAGGCCAAGGACCGAACGTCCTGTTCATCCTCACTGACAATCAGACCACAGAGTCTTTAGGCTGCTATGGTAGCAAGGAACATGAAACGCCCCACATAGACCGCCTGGCCCGGGAGGGAGTGCGCTTCACGCGCGCCTTCTGCGCCAACGGTCTCTGTTCTCCGACCAGGTCCACCATCCTGACCGGCCTGATGCCGTCACAGCATGGGGTGCACTGCGCCTTAACGGATGTTTCCTCGGTTTTCCCAGAAGACTACGTGGTGATTCGGGAGTTCCGGACCCTGCCTCTGACGCTCAAAAATCGAGGGTATCGCACAGCCATGATCGGGAAATGGCATCTGGGGCAGTACCGAAAGCCTGCGCTCGGGTACGAGCACTGGGTCACGTTTTCTAAAGGTCACACCACGGATTTTTATAATAACGAAATCGCTGACAACGGACAGGAGTATGAGGTCCGGGATCACCATATTATCGAGTTCTTCACCGAAAAAGCCATTGAGTATCTGAAACAGCAGGACGGCTCCAGCCCGTTTTACCTTCAGCTCAACTATGACGGCCCCTACTACCTGCCGCCCACCTGCATGGGGCCTGATCCGAAGAATCCCTTTTACGAGAGATTCGAGAGACATCTTTTCACGCCCTTCCCTCCCCTCGACCGAAGAATGATAGAGCAGCTTCCAGAGCCGGATCAGATTGATAACTTCCATCCTGAAGATGAATTCTGGCGCAGGTTTATCAACGGTGGAAGGCAAATGTTCACACGCATGCATAACGATCCTGCCACCATGGCCAATATGGCCGCTCAGAACGCGCTGGTGGACCACTGTATCGGCCGGGTCATGGAAACGCTTCATGCACAGGGCCTGGACCAGGACACCCTGGTCATTTTTTCAACCGACCAGAGCAACCTTTACGGCCAGCACGGCCTCTGGGGCCATCCCCCGTTCACGACCCCGGCGTACATGTACGACACCACGTTCAATGTTCCTTTGATCTTTCGCCAACCTGGTACTATCGAGCCTTTTCGGGTAAACGACATGGTTATCGGCCAGTATGACTTTATGCCCACTATCCTCGATTATGCTGGTTTCGGCGACGTGGAGATCGCGCACAGCCCTGGACGCAGCTTTGCGCCGGTGCTGAGAGGGAACCCTATGACCGATTGGGTAAATGAGGCCTATTTTGAACACGAAGAGAGCCGATCCATCCGGACCCCCCTGTACTTTTTTACCAGGCGCCTTGAAGGTTTCGGCGAGAATGAACTCTATGATCTAATTGCTGATCCGGGACAGGAGACAAACGTGTGCAGCCAGCCTGAGTACGCAGAAAAAGAAGCCGACCTGGACAGACGGCTCACCGCATTTTTTGAGCAGTACTCAGACCCTAAATACGATATCTGGCGAGGCGGACGGCCCAAAGGCAATACCTATCGCCCCTGGCTGTTCCGGCAGAAATATGGCGACGATTGGGACCCTATCATCGAGTTAGCCCCTCTGTTCGAGGAAACCGTTGGTAACGAAACCTGA
- a CDS encoding type II toxin-antitoxin system mRNA interferase toxin, RelE/StbE family, which translates to MKRVLLRSNAFIRAARRFTRKHPDYADDLQAALELLTEDPFHPQLKTHKLKGKLEGSWACNTGYDLRVIFKFVEFEGAEAILLETVGSHEEVY; encoded by the coding sequence ATGAAACGCGTCTTATTGCGTTCTAATGCTTTTATTCGGGCGGCAAGGCGCTTTACAAGGAAGCATCCTGATTACGCTGATGATCTCCAAGCCGCTTTGGAGTTGTTAACAGAAGACCCATTCCATCCCCAATTAAAAACGCATAAGTTAAAAGGTAAGCTTGAGGGATCTTGGGCATGCAATACAGGTTATGATTTGAGAGTTATTTTTAAATTTGTCGAATTTGAAGGCGCCGAAGCCATCCTTCTTGAGACAGTTGGGTCTCATGAAGAGGTTTACTGA
- the hisD gene encoding histidinol dehydrogenase, translating to MIKVEKLSELTSARRAQIMTRSMEDVSAVFLEVRDIVNQIKEQGDAVALEHYTKFKKDITVADLTATPQELEAAYKSVKPEVVEALRFAAENIRKFHQAQIEREMWSIEIAPGILAGRMTRPLDIVGAYVPGRQAVYPSSVLMNIIPAKVAGVSRVVVATPPDQGMTAVPEVLVAADIAGAEAVYKIGGPWAVGSLAYGTETIPRVDKIVGPGGRWVTAAKMAVFGQVDIDSPAGPSEVMIMADDTADPKTMAYDFFSQLEHDPDNAGVVVTPSEKLARAVVREISQALETIPRREIIEQSLKNNSAVILTKTLDEAIDFANEYAAEHLQIMTEDPWTVLPRIKHAGSIFMGPWAPVPAGDYASGTNHVLPTGQCARMFSGLSVDDFIKKPTFQYLTKEGLAHLKDAIITLAEAEGLPVHAETVRRRFE from the coding sequence ATGATCAAAGTTGAAAAGCTTTCCGAGCTGACCTCAGCCAGACGCGCCCAAATCATGACCCGGTCCATGGAGGACGTTTCTGCCGTTTTCCTTGAAGTCCGCGATATCGTCAACCAGATCAAGGAGCAGGGCGACGCCGTGGCCCTTGAGCATTACACCAAGTTCAAGAAGGATATTACCGTGGCCGACTTGACGGCCACCCCGCAGGAATTGGAGGCGGCCTACAAGAGCGTTAAGCCTGAAGTGGTCGAGGCCCTCAGGTTTGCGGCTGAAAACATCAGGAAGTTTCACCAGGCCCAGATCGAGCGCGAGATGTGGTCCATCGAGATAGCCCCGGGGATATTAGCCGGTCGGATGACCCGGCCCTTAGATATCGTGGGGGCCTATGTCCCGGGACGGCAGGCCGTGTATCCATCCAGCGTGCTCATGAACATCATCCCGGCCAAGGTGGCCGGGGTCTCTCGCGTTGTGGTCGCCACCCCGCCGGATCAAGGCATGACGGCCGTGCCTGAGGTTCTGGTTGCGGCCGATATCGCCGGGGCCGAGGCGGTCTACAAGATCGGCGGTCCCTGGGCCGTGGGGTCTTTAGCCTACGGCACCGAGACCATACCCCGCGTGGACAAGATCGTGGGGCCGGGCGGCCGCTGGGTGACCGCGGCCAAGATGGCCGTCTTCGGCCAGGTTGATATTGATTCACCGGCCGGTCCGAGCGAGGTCATGATTATGGCCGACGATACGGCAGACCCAAAGACAATGGCCTATGATTTCTTCTCCCAGCTCGAACACGATCCTGACAATGCCGGAGTCGTGGTCACGCCGTCGGAAAAGCTGGCCAGAGCTGTGGTCCGGGAGATCAGCCAGGCCCTGGAGACGATACCGCGGCGGGAGATCATTGAACAGAGTCTCAAGAATAATTCCGCCGTGATTTTAACTAAAACCCTCGATGAGGCCATTGACTTTGCAAACGAATACGCGGCTGAACACCTTCAGATCATGACCGAGGACCCCTGGACGGTTCTGCCCCGCATCAAACATGCCGGATCAATCTTCATGGGCCCCTGGGCGCCTGTGCCAGCCGGGGATTATGCCTCAGGCACCAACCACGTCCTGCCCACCGGCCAGTGCGCGCGCATGTTTTCAGGCCTTTCGGTGGACGATTTCATCAAGAAGCCCACATTTCAGTACCTGACAAAAGAGGGACTTGCTCACCTTAAAGACGCCATCATTACCCTGGCTGAGGCCGAAGGGCTGCCTGTGCACGCCGAGACTGTGCGGCGGCGCTTTGAATAA